Proteins encoded by one window of Culicoides brevitarsis isolate CSIRO-B50_1 chromosome 2, AGI_CSIRO_Cbre_v1, whole genome shotgun sequence:
- the LOC134828895 gene encoding homeobox protein PKNOX2-like, with translation MQENTIKSAQIPSTTTTSNNNNGGGGNAAAAAAGITTATSNITTTSSSSPSNANDIDQAQFEADKRAVYKHPLFSLLALLLEKCEQATLGYVSNSSSSNSSSRSSPNGSSNGNCENDSFSRDVQAFVQLLEKEKRPLLTNNAELDGLMIKALQVLRIHLLELEKVQELCRDFCTRYIACLRGKMQSENLLRSDYALEHNNNLSNSNSPVNSPEQDGLSSQHGPFYGNQDFLSNSDAPSDFSSTTTPSNQFLVHHNGGAGGGASQHLETDLSMAAAGHALSHQILGTTPLSQIGCAPVSAVTIPEQYAAQLSPCNSSDELDDDDDDLGSNFSNNSGGKRQKRGILPKQATSVMRAWLFQHLVHPYPTEDEKRTIAAQTNLTLLQVNNWFINARRRILQPMLEHASDNSGQSPANSEKRYWPEQSSGAPGTVNSSNDPNIENISGNINRADRRSNSFYSSEESNDGSLVIDQDN, from the exons atgcaagagaATACCATCAAGTCAGCACAAAttccatcaacaacaacaacaagtaacAATAATAACGGCGGAGGAGGcaatgcagcagcagcagcagcaggaaTAACGACTGCCACTTCCAACATCACAACAACTTCTTCGTCTTCGCCATCAAATGCAAATGATATCGATCAAGCACAATTTGAGGCAGACAAACGTGCAGTGTACaa ACACCCTCTCTTCTCGCTGTTGGCACTTTTACTAGAAAAATGTGAACAAGCAACTTTAGGATATGTTTCAAACTCGTCGTCATCGAATTCGTCGTCGCGATCGAGTCCGAACGGATCTTCCAATGGAAATTGCGAAAATGACAGTTTTTCGAGGGATGTTCAG GCCTTTGTGCAGCTGCTGGAGAAGGAAAAACGACCGTTACTGACAAACAACGCCGAATTGGATGGACTGATGATCAAAGCGCTGCAAGTCTTGAGGATACATCTCTTGGAATTGGAAAAAGTTCAAGAACTCTGTCGCGATTTCTGCACCAGATACATTGCCTGTTTGCGTGGCAAAATGCAGTCGGAGAATTTACTGAGGTCGGATTACGCGCTCGAGCACAACAACAACCTCTCGAACTCGAATAGTCCCGTCAACAGTCCCGAGCAAGACGGTTTGTCGAGTCAGCATGGTCCCTTTTATGGCAACCaagattttttatcgaatagtGATGCACCGTCAGACTTTTCCAGCACGACGACACCGAGTAACCAGTTCCTCGTTCATCACAACGGCGGAGCTGGCGGCGGTGCATCACAACATCTCGAGACAGACTTGAGCATGGCGGCGGCAGGTCATGCGTTGTCTCATCAGATACTCGGTACGACGCCTCTCAGTCAAATTGGATGCGCGCCCGTGTCGGCGGTGACGATACCCGAACAGTATGCCGCGCAGTTGTCGCCGTGCAACAGTTCCGACGAGCTggatgacgatgacgacgacttgGGAtccaatttttcgaataattccGGTGGGAAGCGACAAAAACGCGGCATTTTGCCGAAACAAGCAACGAGCGTGATGCGGGCATGGCTTTTTCAGCATTTAGTGCATCCGTATCCGACGGAGGACGAGAAACGAACAATTGCGGCGCAGACTAATTTGACCTTATTACAA gtcAACAATTGGTTCATCAACGCCCGACGTCGAATCCTTCAGCCGATGCTAGAGCACGCTTCCGATAATTCAG GCCAGAGTCCAGCAAACAGCGAGAAACGTTACTGGCCTGAACAATCGTCGGGAGCACCGGGCACCGTCAACTCCTCCAACGACCCAAACATCGAGAACATTAGTGGAAATATCAATCGCGCCGATCGGCGTTCCAACAGTTTTTACAGTTCCGAAGAGAGCAACGATGGCAGCTTAGTTATCGATCAAGATAACTAA